A genomic segment from [Flavobacterium] thermophilum encodes:
- the rtp gene encoding Replication terminator protein — protein sequence MGEKRTPSGFLLKQRAFLKLYLITLTEQERLYGLKLLDVLRQEFKPFGYRPNHSEVYKALHDLIEDGILKQVKQKKEGMKYQEVVYYRFAEGGQEKAKLYKRQLKAELDRCAALIRKAIEDNFS from the coding sequence ATGGGAGAAAAACGGACGCCCAGCGGTTTTCTGTTAAAACAACGTGCGTTTTTAAAACTGTATTTAATCACGTTAACGGAACAAGAACGGTTGTATGGACTGAAGCTGCTTGATGTGCTGCGCCAAGAGTTTAAACCGTTTGGCTACCGGCCGAACCATTCCGAAGTGTACAAAGCGCTCCACGATTTGATTGAAGACGGCATTTTAAAGCAAGTCAAGCAGAAAAAAGAAGGCATGAAGTACCAAGAAGTTGTGTACTACCGCTTCGCGGAAGGGGGGCAGGAAAAGGCGAAATTGTACAAACGCCAACTGAAAGCGGAGCTGGACCGGTGTGCGGCGCTCATTCGCAAGGCGATTGAGGACAACTTCAGTTGA
- a CDS encoding transposase, IS605 OrfB family: protein MLLDKKIKQIEIIPKHHARFFEIQYKYEMPEDQRELNDQKALAIDLGLNNFATCVTSDGRSFIIDGRRLKSINQWFNKENARLQSIKDKQKIKGTTRKQALLAMNRNNKVNDYINKTCRYIINYCIENQIGKLVIGYAETWQRNMNLGKKTNQNFVNIPLGNIKEKLEYLCKFYGIEFLKQEESYTSQASFFDGDEIPEYNADNPKEYKFSGKRIKRGLYRTKSGKLINADVNGALNILKKSKAVDLSVLCSSGEVDTPQRIRIA from the coding sequence GTGTTACTGGACAAAAAGATTAAGCAGATTGAAATCATTCCTAAGCATCATGCCAGGTTCTTTGAGATTCAGTACAAATATGAAATGCCTGAAGATCAAAGAGAATTAAATGACCAAAAAGCACTGGCAATTGATTTAGGATTAAACAATTTTGCCACTTGTGTCACATCAGACGGCAGATCATTCATCATTGATGGGCGGAGATTAAAAAGTATCAATCAATGGTTTAACAAAGAAAATGCCAGACTTCAAAGCATAAAAGATAAGCAAAAAATCAAAGGCACCACTCGTAAACAGGCTTTGCTTGCTATGAATCGCAATAATAAAGTGAATGATTATATCAACAAGACTTGCCGTTACATCATTAACTACTGTATTGAAAATCAAATTGGCAAACTTGTCATTGGCTATGCGGAAACATGGCAACGCAATATGAATCTAGGAAAAAAGACAAATCAAAACTTTGTCAATATTCCTCTCGGTAACATAAAAGAAAAACTAGAATATCTTTGTAAATTTTACGGCATTGAATTCTTGAAACAGGAAGAATCATATACGTCTCAAGCCAGCTTTTTTGACGGCGATGAGATTCCTGAATATAATGCCGACAATCCAAAAGAATATAAGTTCAGCGGCAAACGTATTAAGCGCGGCTTGTATCGAACAAAGTCTGGCAAACTAATTAATGCTGATGTCAATGGCGCATTAAACATCTTAAAGAAAAGTAAAGCTGTAGACCTGAGTGTCTTATGCTCTAGCGGCGAAGTGGACACGCCTCAAAGAATAAGGATTGCTTGA
- a CDS encoding AAA ATPase containing von Willebrand factor type A (vWA) domain, whose product MLTWPQVVIREMETRKALFRHDPDHALIGSDGYTAEDGAIVHDAAIALALGKNVLLKGPTGSGKTRLAETLSALFGQPMHSINCSVDLDAEALLGFKTIVHRDGQAVIEYVPGPVIRAMEKGHLLYIDEINMAKPETLPILNSVLDYRRRLTNPLTGEVVEAKPTFGVIAAINEGYIGTVPLNEALKNRFVVIDVPYVQGETLKSVIMAQTTLTDDALINRFVALSADLLAQVRNGQVAEEVASVRALLDACDLAVHIPPLRAIERSIIDKLDDERERAAVRNIAETWFDE is encoded by the coding sequence ATGTTGACATGGCCACAGGTTGTCATAAGGGAAATGGAAACACGAAAAGCGTTATTCCGCCATGATCCAGATCACGCGCTGATCGGCTCCGACGGGTATACGGCGGAAGACGGAGCGATCGTGCACGATGCGGCCATCGCCCTGGCGCTTGGAAAAAACGTACTGTTAAAAGGTCCAACCGGATCGGGGAAAACGCGGCTGGCGGAAACGTTGTCCGCCTTGTTCGGGCAGCCGATGCACAGCATCAACTGCTCTGTGGACCTTGATGCCGAGGCGCTGCTTGGGTTTAAAACGATCGTGCACCGCGACGGCCAAGCGGTGATCGAGTATGTGCCCGGCCCGGTCATCCGGGCGATGGAGAAGGGGCATTTGCTATACATTGATGAAATCAATATGGCCAAACCTGAGACGCTGCCAATCTTAAACAGCGTGCTTGACTATCGGCGCCGCCTCACCAATCCGCTCACTGGCGAGGTCGTCGAGGCGAAGCCGACGTTTGGCGTCATTGCGGCGATCAACGAAGGTTATATCGGCACCGTGCCGCTCAATGAAGCGTTAAAAAACCGCTTCGTCGTCATCGATGTCCCATATGTGCAGGGGGAGACGTTAAAATCGGTCATCATGGCACAAACTACATTAACAGACGATGCGTTGATCAACCGTTTCGTCGCCTTGTCAGCCGACTTGCTGGCGCAGGTGCGAAACGGGCAAGTGGCAGAAGAAGTGGCTTCCGTACGCGCCTTGCTCGATGCGTGCGATCTGGCGGTGCATATCCCGCCGCTGCGCGCCATTGAACGAAGCATCATCGACAAGCTCGACGATGAACGGGAGCGGGCGGCGGTGCGCAATATCGCGGAAACATGGTTTGACGAGTAG
- a CDS encoding Nitric oxide reductase activation protein — protein MERFMMFNDRPIDPFLVMQLADLARTLARRPDMTVEFAAHSGMHPVKPTVYVSQFWDVYPPKEKETAMKSDVALRVIGTRRHTDLAAVRAFRQAAEAHPWPKLAKQLFSLAEDLRVEALCERERPGVKRWFRTRRRLYRRYFTQQWQANQTRGAAADQFLAAMYLRLTADSPLDDVPLAPMADETVQARLDALWPQWFDAMSTADTARWALAIVALMEEALAGDMVNAYTSLPFVDDGDDESEMTVRDLKRVDPLENRDAAENPPNGKAHQEVLSTWHRETSRPNGNFLRFELKRGTRTGMLGDGARPGDDGDQALAIVQGTSRPAKRNEYGLEAAAASQEHRPAGGGAPYGEANRQAAIIVFSSPPPSRDERNEYRSKQAAAAPYRKRLVRVMEQWLEHQRSTWRTNLPAGRLRKQLIPFFTDERPRLFYKKGEPARRFNAAFGLLVDCSASMHDKMDETKTGLVLCHNVLQTLRVPHQIVGFWEDANEATAARQPNYLQVAVSFRESLDPSSGPAIMQLEPHEDNRDGLAIRWMTEQLLRRPEMQKVLLIFSDGEPAAYGYEQNGIIDTHEAVAEARRRGIEVVNLFLGRGADDESTRRTIENIYGRFRVFVPQVSELPDRLLPLLKTWLQKSL, from the coding sequence ATGGAACGGTTTATGATGTTCAACGATCGGCCGATTGATCCGTTTTTGGTGATGCAGCTCGCCGATCTCGCCCGAACGCTCGCCCGCCGTCCTGACATGACGGTCGAGTTCGCCGCCCATTCCGGGATGCATCCGGTTAAGCCAACGGTGTACGTCAGTCAGTTTTGGGATGTGTATCCGCCAAAGGAGAAAGAAACGGCAATGAAAAGCGATGTCGCCTTGCGCGTCATCGGCACGCGGCGGCATACGGACCTAGCGGCGGTCCGCGCATTTCGGCAAGCAGCCGAAGCGCACCCATGGCCGAAATTGGCGAAACAGCTGTTTTCGTTGGCTGAGGATCTTCGTGTTGAGGCTCTCTGCGAGCGGGAACGGCCCGGGGTGAAACGTTGGTTTCGCACGCGCCGCCGCCTTTACCGTCGCTACTTCACCCAGCAATGGCAGGCAAACCAAACCCGCGGCGCCGCCGCCGATCAATTTTTGGCGGCGATGTATTTGCGGCTGACCGCCGACTCGCCGCTTGATGACGTTCCGCTCGCTCCGATGGCGGATGAAACGGTGCAGGCGCGCCTTGACGCGCTGTGGCCGCAATGGTTTGACGCGATGTCCACCGCGGATACGGCCCGCTGGGCGTTAGCCATCGTCGCATTGATGGAAGAGGCGCTTGCCGGTGACATGGTGAACGCTTACACCTCGCTTCCATTTGTCGATGACGGGGACGATGAATCGGAGATGACGGTTCGCGATTTGAAGCGGGTCGATCCGTTGGAAAACCGCGATGCAGCGGAAAATCCGCCAAACGGCAAAGCGCACCAGGAAGTGCTGTCGACGTGGCACCGGGAAACAAGCCGGCCGAATGGGAATTTTCTCCGCTTTGAGTTGAAACGCGGCACCCGCACTGGCATGCTTGGCGACGGGGCGAGGCCGGGGGACGATGGCGACCAGGCGCTCGCCATTGTCCAAGGAACGTCCCGGCCGGCGAAGCGAAACGAATACGGCCTCGAGGCGGCGGCCGCATCCCAGGAACATCGACCAGCCGGAGGCGGTGCTCCATATGGGGAAGCGAACCGCCAGGCAGCCATCATTGTTTTTTCTTCCCCGCCGCCAAGTCGTGACGAACGGAACGAATACCGCAGCAAACAGGCGGCGGCCGCGCCATACCGAAAGCGGCTTGTGCGCGTGATGGAGCAATGGCTCGAACACCAACGCAGCACGTGGCGCACGAACTTGCCGGCCGGACGGCTGCGCAAACAGCTCATACCGTTTTTCACCGACGAGCGGCCGCGCCTGTTTTACAAAAAAGGCGAGCCAGCGCGGCGGTTCAACGCAGCGTTCGGCCTGCTCGTCGACTGCTCGGCGTCGATGCACGATAAAATGGATGAAACGAAAACGGGGCTCGTTCTCTGCCACAACGTGCTTCAAACGTTGCGTGTGCCGCACCAGATCGTCGGGTTTTGGGAAGACGCCAACGAGGCAACCGCGGCCAGACAGCCGAATTACTTGCAAGTGGCTGTTTCGTTCCGCGAGTCGTTGGACCCATCAAGCGGCCCGGCGATCATGCAGCTTGAGCCCCACGAAGACAACCGCGACGGGCTGGCGATCCGCTGGATGACTGAGCAACTTCTCCGTCGCCCGGAAATGCAAAAAGTGTTGCTCATCTTTTCTGACGGGGAACCGGCCGCCTATGGCTATGAACAAAACGGCATTATCGACACGCATGAAGCGGTGGCCGAAGCGCGGAGGCGCGGCATTGAGGTTGTCAACCTTTTTTTAGGCCGCGGGGCGGATGACGAATCGACGCGGCGGACGATTGAAAACATTTACGGCCGCTTTCGCGTTTTCGTTCCACAAGTGAGCGAGCTGCCCGACCGACTGCTTCCGCTTTTGAAAACGTGGCTGCAAAAAAGCTTGTAA
- the katG_1 gene encoding Catalase-peroxidase, whose protein sequence is MENQNRQNAAQCPFHGSVTNQSSNRTTNKDWWPNQLNLSILHQHDRKTNPHDEEFNYAEEFQKLDYWALKEDLRKLMTESQDWWPADYGHYGPLFIRMAWHSAGTYRIGDGRGGASTGTQRFAPLNSWPDNANLDKARRLLWPIKKKYGNKISWADLMILAGNVAIESMGGKTIGFGGGRVDVWHPEEDVYWGSEKEWLASERYSGDRELENPLAAVQMGLIYVNPEGPDGKPDPKAAARDIRETFRRMGMNDEETVALIAGGHTFGKAHGAGPATHVGPEPEAAPIEAQGLGWISSYGKGKGSDTITSGIEGAWTPTPTQWDTSYFDMLFGYDWWLTKSPAGAWQWMAVDPKEEHLAPDVEDPSKKVPTMMMTTDLALRFDPEFEKIARRFHENPDEFADAFARAWFKLTHRDMGPKTRYLGPEVPKEDFIWQDPIPTVDYELSDAEIEEIKAKILNSGLTVSELVKTAWASASTFRNSDKRGGANGARIRLAPQKDWEVNEPERLAKVLSVYEDIQRELPKKVSIADLIVLGGSAAVEKAARDAGFDVKVPFIPGRGDATQEQTDVQSFSVLEPFADGFRNYQKKEYSVGPEELLIDKAQLLGLTAPEMTVLVGGLRVLGANYRDLPHGVFTDRVGVLTNDFFVNLVDMNYEWVPTDSGIYEIRDRKTGEVRWTATRVDLIFGANSILRSYAEFYAQDDNQEKFVRDFINAWVKVMNADRFDIHLKQAKESVTV, encoded by the coding sequence ATGGAAAATCAAAATCGTCAGAATGCAGCCCAATGTCCGTTTCACGGAAGCGTAACGAATCAGTCTTCGAATCGAACGACGAACAAAGACTGGTGGCCGAACCAGCTGAACTTAAGCATTCTCCATCAACATGACCGAAAAACGAATCCTCATGATGAAGAGTTCAACTATGCTGAGGAGTTTCAAAAACTAGACTATTGGGCGCTCAAAGAAGATTTGCGCAAACTGATGACGGAAAGCCAAGACTGGTGGCCGGCCGACTATGGCCATTACGGGCCGTTGTTTATCCGCATGGCCTGGCATTCAGCTGGCACGTACCGCATCGGCGACGGCCGTGGCGGCGCTTCGACCGGCACGCAGCGCTTTGCCCCGTTAAACAGCTGGCCGGACAACGCCAACTTGGATAAAGCGCGGCGGCTATTGTGGCCGATCAAGAAAAAATACGGCAACAAAATTTCTTGGGCTGACTTGATGATTTTGGCCGGCAATGTCGCCATCGAATCGATGGGCGGCAAAACGATCGGCTTTGGCGGCGGCCGCGTTGACGTCTGGCATCCGGAAGAAGACGTTTATTGGGGATCGGAAAAAGAGTGGCTCGCCTCTGAACGCTATTCCGGTGATCGCGAGCTCGAAAACCCGCTCGCCGCGGTGCAAATGGGGTTAATCTACGTCAACCCAGAAGGGCCGGACGGCAAGCCGGATCCAAAAGCAGCGGCGCGCGATATTCGCGAGACGTTCCGCCGCATGGGGATGAACGATGAAGAAACGGTCGCCTTGATCGCCGGCGGCCACACGTTCGGCAAAGCGCACGGCGCCGGCCCTGCCACGCACGTCGGTCCCGAGCCGGAAGCCGCCCCGATTGAAGCGCAAGGGCTAGGATGGATCAGCTCTTACGGAAAAGGGAAAGGGAGCGATACGATCACAAGCGGCATTGAAGGCGCTTGGACGCCGACGCCAACCCAGTGGGATACGTCGTACTTTGACATGCTGTTTGGCTATGACTGGTGGCTGACGAAAAGCCCAGCCGGGGCATGGCAATGGATGGCAGTTGACCCGAAAGAAGAGCATCTCGCACCGGATGTCGAAGACCCATCGAAAAAAGTTCCGACGATGATGATGACAACCGACCTGGCGCTTCGCTTTGATCCGGAATTCGAAAAAATCGCCCGCCGCTTCCATGAAAATCCGGATGAGTTCGCGGATGCGTTCGCCCGCGCTTGGTTCAAACTGACGCATCGCGATATGGGTCCGAAAACGAGATACTTAGGTCCGGAAGTGCCGAAAGAAGACTTCATCTGGCAAGACCCGATTCCAACGGTCGACTATGAATTGAGCGATGCCGAAATCGAAGAAATCAAAGCGAAAATTTTGAACTCGGGCCTGACCGTCAGCGAACTCGTCAAAACCGCTTGGGCTTCAGCCAGCACGTTCCGCAACTCCGATAAACGAGGCGGAGCCAACGGCGCCCGCATCCGCCTTGCGCCGCAAAAAGATTGGGAAGTGAACGAACCAGAGCGGCTCGCTAAAGTGCTTTCCGTCTATGAAGACATCCAGCGCGAGCTGCCGAAGAAAGTCAGCATCGCCGATCTCATCGTTCTTGGCGGCAGCGCAGCGGTCGAAAAGGCGGCGCGCGACGCTGGTTTTGATGTCAAAGTGCCGTTTATTCCAGGACGGGGTGATGCGACGCAAGAACAAACTGACGTCCAGAGCTTTTCCGTACTGGAGCCGTTTGCCGACGGATTCCGCAACTATCAAAAGAAAGAGTACAGCGTCGGTCCGGAAGAGCTGCTCATCGACAAAGCGCAGCTTCTTGGATTGACCGCTCCAGAAATGACCGTGCTTGTCGGCGGCTTGCGGGTGTTGGGCGCCAACTACCGCGATCTCCCGCACGGGGTTTTCACTGATCGCGTCGGGGTGCTGACGAACGACTTCTTTGTCAACTTAGTCGACATGAACTATGAATGGGTGCCGACAGACAGCGGCATTTATGAAATCCGCGACCGGAAAACGGGCGAAGTGCGGTGGACGGCTACCCGGGTTGACCTTATTTTCGGAGCCAACTCGATCCTTCGTTCGTACGCCGAATTTTACGCCCAAGACGACAACCAAGAAAAATTTGTCCGTGATTTCATCAACGCTTGGGTGAAAGTCATGAACGCCGACCGCTTTGACATTCATTTGAAACAAGCCAAAGAGTCGGTCACAGTTTAA
- the nrnB_1 gene encoding Oligoribonuclease nrnB — MIKLFTDSDLDGIGCGLLAKLAFAEVNISFCSYRNLDERVSQFLQSEEANGAMLFITDLAVGQEVEQQLAERAKRGGHVQVIDHHVTALHFNSYPWGWVAPEREDGKKTCATSLFYDYLVREGKLAPNETLDAFVELVRQYDTWEWEENGNLQAKRLNDLFTILGLDGFWETMSERLASGEAFALTETEELLLDMEEKKIQRYIRQKQKQLVQRWIGDYCIGVVFAERHLSELGNALSKRHPHLDLIALVNLGTKHIGFRTIHDDVNVAEFAKQFGGGGHPKASGCFVDDTTFPLFVIETFPLAPVYGDAEQNQLNKREEAEGVFWTNHQGQWWLSRQTEQGWTWYADGGEARTFPDEAAGERWLKRQFAAGLAYDAAVLEFLSVRLGRDKDAIQADYPSAVKQYKHQTGIE, encoded by the coding sequence ATGATCAAACTATTTACCGACAGCGATTTAGATGGCATCGGCTGCGGATTGCTCGCCAAGCTGGCGTTTGCCGAGGTGAACATTTCGTTTTGCTCGTACCGGAACTTGGATGAACGGGTCAGCCAGTTCTTGCAAAGCGAGGAAGCGAATGGCGCCATGCTGTTTATCACCGACCTAGCCGTCGGCCAGGAGGTGGAGCAGCAGCTCGCCGAGCGGGCCAAGCGCGGCGGCCATGTGCAAGTCATCGACCACCACGTGACCGCGCTTCATTTCAACAGCTATCCATGGGGATGGGTCGCGCCCGAACGGGAAGACGGCAAAAAAACATGTGCAACCTCGCTCTTTTACGATTACCTCGTCCGCGAAGGAAAACTGGCGCCTAACGAAACGTTGGATGCGTTTGTCGAGCTCGTCCGCCAGTACGACACGTGGGAATGGGAAGAAAATGGGAATTTGCAAGCGAAGCGGCTCAACGATTTGTTCACCATTCTCGGGCTCGACGGCTTTTGGGAGACGATGAGCGAGCGGCTCGCCTCCGGGGAGGCGTTCGCCTTGACGGAGACGGAAGAGTTGCTTCTGGATATGGAAGAAAAGAAAATTCAACGCTACATCCGACAGAAGCAAAAGCAGCTCGTTCAGCGCTGGATCGGCGATTACTGCATCGGCGTCGTGTTCGCTGAACGCCATCTGTCGGAGCTTGGCAACGCCTTATCCAAACGGCATCCGCACCTAGATTTGATCGCCCTAGTCAATCTCGGGACAAAACATATCGGGTTTCGCACCATCCATGACGACGTCAACGTCGCCGAATTCGCGAAGCAGTTTGGCGGCGGCGGCCACCCGAAGGCATCGGGTTGTTTTGTGGATGACACGACCTTTCCGCTGTTTGTCATCGAGACGTTCCCGCTTGCGCCTGTTTATGGCGATGCGGAACAAAACCAACTGAACAAGCGGGAAGAGGCAGAAGGCGTGTTTTGGACGAATCATCAAGGCCAGTGGTGGTTAAGCCGCCAGACGGAACAGGGATGGACATGGTATGCCGACGGGGGAGAGGCTCGCACCTTTCCTGATGAAGCCGCAGGCGAGCGATGGTTAAAGCGGCAGTTTGCGGCAGGGCTCGCCTACGACGCCGCTGTGCTAGAGTTTTTAAGCGTGCGGCTCGGGCGGGACAAAGACGCCATCCAAGCCGACTATCCGTCGGCTGTCAAACAATACAAACATCAAACCGGCATCGAATAA
- a CDS encoding mutator mutT protein → MRIRKCARAVIINERNEILLQQFEFRDVVGNKVLWVTPGGGIEENETPAEALKRELYEELGIVVDLLGGPIFQLDVWIEGKQGSFISREIYYHVTIQSDTVLSIEHMTKNEKDTLKGLKWWSKDELQKIDNFAPREILNYI, encoded by the coding sequence ATGAGGATACGCAAATGTGCTAGAGCAGTGATCATCAATGAGCGAAACGAAATTCTTCTTCAGCAATTTGAATTTCGGGATGTAGTAGGGAACAAAGTGTTATGGGTTACTCCAGGAGGGGGCATTGAAGAAAACGAGACCCCAGCTGAAGCTTTAAAAAGGGAATTATACGAAGAACTAGGCATAGTGGTTGATCTTCTCGGTGGCCCCATATTCCAACTGGATGTATGGATTGAAGGAAAACAAGGTTCTTTTATTAGCCGGGAAATTTATTATCACGTTACGATCCAATCCGATACGGTGTTGTCTATCGAACATATGACAAAGAACGAAAAAGACACACTGAAAGGACTCAAATGGTGGAGCAAAGACGAATTGCAGAAAATCGACAACTTTGCGCCGCGTGAAATATTGAACTACATATAG
- the purU_1 gene encoding Formyltetrahydrofolate deformylase, translating to MTTFRQHRWQSFLQGYEDRARLLISCPDRPGIVAAVTSFLYEQGANIVESSQYSTDPKGGTFFLRLEFDCPNITERKDQIEAAFAPIAAEFGMDWHLRLHNDIRRIAIFVSKAEHCLLELLWQWQAGELIADIALVVSNHPDLRDAVEPFGIPYVHIPVTSETKADAEARQIRLLHDYRIDTIVLARYMQILSPAFVAEFPGRIINIHHSFLPAFIGARPYERAYERGVKLIGATSHYVTDDLDEGPIIEQDVARVDHRHHPDDLKRIGRLIEKTVLARALKWHLEDRVIIHGNKTIVFY from the coding sequence ATGACGACGTTTCGCCAACATCGCTGGCAATCATTTTTGCAAGGCTATGAAGATCGCGCCCGCCTGCTCATTTCCTGTCCGGATCGTCCAGGCATTGTCGCCGCGGTCACGTCCTTCTTGTATGAGCAAGGCGCCAATATCGTCGAATCGAGCCAATACTCGACCGATCCGAAAGGGGGTACGTTCTTCCTCCGTTTGGAGTTTGACTGCCCGAACATCACGGAACGAAAAGACCAGATCGAAGCGGCGTTCGCCCCGATCGCTGCTGAGTTTGGCATGGATTGGCATCTTCGCCTCCATAACGACATTCGGCGGATCGCCATTTTTGTCTCAAAAGCGGAGCACTGCTTGCTTGAACTTCTTTGGCAATGGCAGGCAGGCGAACTGATCGCCGATATCGCTCTTGTTGTCAGCAACCATCCGGATTTGCGCGATGCGGTCGAGCCGTTTGGCATCCCGTATGTGCACATTCCCGTGACGAGCGAAACGAAGGCGGACGCCGAGGCGAGGCAAATCCGCCTGCTTCATGACTATCGCATCGACACGATTGTGCTCGCCCGGTACATGCAAATTTTATCGCCGGCGTTTGTGGCTGAATTCCCGGGACGGATCATCAACATCCACCACTCGTTCCTGCCGGCGTTTATCGGCGCCAGGCCATACGAGCGGGCGTATGAGCGCGGCGTCAAATTGATCGGCGCCACATCGCACTACGTCACCGACGATTTGGATGAAGGGCCGATCATCGAGCAAGACGTCGCCCGCGTGGACCACCGCCACCATCCCGACGATTTAAAGCGGATCGGCCGCCTGATCGAAAAAACCGTGCTCGCCCGGGCGCTCAAATGGCATTTGGAAGACCGGGTCATCATCCATGGAAACAAAACGATCGTGTTTTATTGA
- a CDS encoding Transposase DDE domain: MKHDHISFKEYTMDNLSLPSNIADLIPRDNMAHVVHEMVERIPMETFLAYYKGGGASAYHPKMMTKILLYAYTQKMYHGREIARQLEVHLPLMWLSGFQKPDFRSINRFRSERMKDLIDDLFREMITLLVADGYVKMEDYFVDGTKIEANANRYTFVWRKSAEKYQEKLQANVDRLIAQIEAIVEEEKAEDIDPSPAFTSEEIRKKTEEWEKRLEAEPDNQPLKKAIKKMKEDYLPRSEKYEHQLHVCGDRNSYSKTDVDATFMRLKEDHMRNGQLKPAYNVQVGSSGQFILGYSLHQRPGDTRCLLPHLETVREKYGVEPERLIADAAYGSEENYVKLEEKHISALIKYHTYEKENTRKVKKNPHHQQNWTYVEEEDVWICANGKKLVRTGTSKQTTESGYTSVTRHYQCHECEGCPFRSACTTSKYGRTTQWNPVYHEQKQKARERLESEEGQARYRQRQTDIESVFGQIKQNRGFRRFVLRGLQKVSIEWGLVCAAHNLLKKAARDKQLSLVA; the protein is encoded by the coding sequence ATGAAACATGATCATATTTCCTTTAAAGAGTATACTATGGACAACCTCTCTTTGCCAAGCAACATCGCCGATCTCATTCCACGGGATAACATGGCCCACGTGGTTCATGAGATGGTTGAACGCATCCCGATGGAGACGTTTCTTGCTTACTACAAAGGAGGGGGCGCCTCCGCCTATCATCCGAAAATGATGACCAAAATTCTCCTTTACGCTTACACCCAAAAAATGTATCATGGCCGTGAGATTGCACGGCAGCTCGAAGTCCACCTTCCCCTCATGTGGCTAAGTGGATTTCAAAAGCCGGACTTCCGCTCCATCAATCGGTTTCGTTCGGAGCGGATGAAAGACCTGATTGACGACCTGTTCCGGGAAATGATCACGCTGCTCGTGGCCGACGGCTATGTCAAGATGGAAGATTATTTTGTGGATGGAACGAAAATTGAAGCGAATGCCAACCGGTACACCTTCGTTTGGCGCAAATCGGCTGAGAAGTACCAGGAGAAACTCCAAGCCAATGTCGATCGGCTGATTGCCCAGATCGAGGCGATCGTGGAAGAAGAAAAGGCGGAAGACATCGACCCTTCGCCGGCCTTTACGTCAGAAGAAATCCGAAAGAAAACCGAGGAGTGGGAAAAACGGTTGGAGGCCGAGCCGGACAACCAACCGTTGAAGAAGGCCATCAAGAAGATGAAGGAGGACTACTTGCCCCGCAGTGAAAAGTATGAACACCAACTCCATGTATGCGGGGATCGCAACAGCTATTCCAAGACCGATGTGGATGCCACCTTCATGCGGTTGAAGGAGGATCACATGCGAAACGGCCAGCTCAAGCCGGCCTATAACGTACAGGTGGGTTCTTCCGGCCAATTTATTTTGGGGTATTCCCTTCATCAGAGGCCGGGCGACACTCGTTGTCTTCTCCCGCATTTGGAGACCGTTCGAGAGAAGTACGGCGTGGAACCCGAACGTTTGATCGCTGACGCGGCTTATGGCTCGGAAGAGAACTACGTGAAGCTGGAAGAGAAGCACATATCGGCCTTGATCAAGTACCATACGTATGAGAAGGAGAACACGCGCAAGGTCAAGAAAAATCCGCATCATCAGCAGAATTGGACCTATGTGGAAGAAGAAGACGTTTGGATTTGCGCCAATGGGAAAAAGCTGGTTCGCACCGGAACTTCGAAACAGACCACGGAATCAGGATACACCTCGGTCACCCGACACTACCAATGCCATGAATGCGAAGGATGTCCGTTCCGTTCGGCCTGCACGACTTCCAAGTATGGACGAACCACGCAATGGAACCCCGTCTATCATGAACAAAAACAGAAAGCCCGCGAACGGTTGGAGAGTGAAGAAGGGCAAGCCCGATACCGCCAACGCCAAACCGACATTGAGAGTGTATTTGGGCAAATCAAACAAAATCGCGGGTTTCGTCGCTTTGTCCTGCGAGGCCTCCAAAAAGTTTCCATCGAATGGGGGCTGGTTTGTGCTGCCCACAATCTTCTCAAAAAAGCCGCTAGGGACAAGCAATTGTCCTTGGTGGCGTAA